In the Mya arenaria isolate MELC-2E11 chromosome 11, ASM2691426v1 genome, one interval contains:
- the LOC128208367 gene encoding zinc finger protein 69-like: MADDSEQFSAVLEELIEEDEDDEDEFLHTSDEEFDNDDDYGSSVGYGVGCLGDRSQLWNNMCFKREEEGVAKEISDGGELDTKPEVKLDVYMDVDENTLEGGEYRYKCAVSVGLGPDFPAGEIVHGNRASSKTDPRSTTSHGFACKDGKLDSLYRENIRDEQDGIDNRNMVIFACNFCQKQYRHKRDLRSHIRKKHPSEDLKCKLCRKEFSCKEQMVVHLKQEHDIKCEVCEEVFVNEQSFRRHITKSDKCAYITTTGQLNNTYECEICKKIFVQRKNLDLHKATHKGDHKYECIECGAHFSRGPDFKRHMWTHTGETPYQCSICQKGFRQPGEFGRHMRWHRGGNTCRYCGKRLVRDEELRRHELKHELEMNITDGILKLRCNVCGKILKDEFNLKNHIRVRHGQNEDIQSIGGDSILTSKSNTKLSIRQSIKCPLCEKVFSTNSNMNKHFRTHNRKGSALHKCDVCGKTFTRSDSMKDHIQQVHLKLRRNCSLCAGDFYNNKELRKHMIKIHSVTH, encoded by the coding sequence ATGGCAGACGACAGTGAACAATTTTCCGCTGTGTTGGAGGAGCTGATTGAGGAGGACGAAGATGATGAGGACGAGTTTCTGCACACGTCTGATGAAGAGTTTGACAACGATGACGATTATGGGTCCTCAGTCGGATACGGTGTTGGTTGTCTTGGTGACCGTTCGCAGTTGTGGAACAACATGTGTTTTAAACGCGAGGAGGAGGGGGTCGCCAAAGAGATCAGTGACGGCGGGGAATTGGACACGAAACCCGAGGTCAAACTGGATGTTTACATGGACGTGGATGAAAATACCTTAGAGGGTGGAGAATACCGGTACAAGTGTGCAGTTTCTGTTGGATTGGGACCGGACTTCCCTGCAGGGGAAATAGTTCACGGAAATAGAGCCAGCTCTAAAACAGATCCCCGTAGTACGACATCTCATGGTTTTGCCTGCAAAGACGGAAAACTTGATTCCCTATACAGAGAAAATATACGAGATGAACAAGATGGTATTGATAATCGGAATATGGTTATATTTGCCTGCAACTTTTGTCAGAAGCAGTATAGACACAAACGCGACCTGCGAAGTCACATAAGAAAGAAGCACCCCTCGGAAGACCTAAAATGCAAACTTTGCAGAAAAGAGTTCTCATGCAAAGAGCAGATGGTAGTTCACCTGAAACAAGAGCACGATATCAAATGTGAAGTTTGTGAGGAGGTATTTGTAAACGAACAGTCCTTTAGAAGACACATCACAAAGAGCGACAAATGCGCCTACATCACAACAACAGGCCAACTGAACAATACCTACGAGTGCGAAATATGTAAAAAGATTTTTGTGCAGAGAAAAAATTTAGATCTGCATAAAGCAACACACAAAGGTGATCACAAATACGAATGTATTGAATGTGGAGCACATTTCTCTCGTGGTCCCGATTTCAAGCGGCACATGTGGACACACACTGGCGAGACACCCTACCAGTGTTCTATCTGCCAAAAGGGGTTCCGGCAGCCGGGCGAGTTCGGGCGCCATATGCGATGGCACCGCGGGGGAAACACGTGCAGGTACTGTGGCAAGCGACTGGTCCGTGACGAGGAGCTCCGGAGGCACGAGCTTAAGCACGAGCTCGAGATGAACATTACGGACGGGATCCTGAAACTGCGCTGCAATGTGTGTGGTAAAATACTCAAAGACGAGTTCAATCTTAAGAACCATATAAGAGTGAGGCATGGCCAGAATGAGGATATACAGTCGATCGGCGGTGATTCTATACTTACGAGCAAAAGTAACACGAAACTTTCTATTCGCCAGAGCATTAAATGTCCATTGTGTGAGAAGGTTTTCTCAACGAATAGTAACATGAACAAACATTTTAGGACACATAACAGAAAAGGCAGTGCCTTGCATAAATGCGATGTTTGCGGGAAG